One stretch of Bordetella avium DNA includes these proteins:
- a CDS encoding Bug family tripartite tricarboxylate transporter substrate binding protein, with protein sequence MNLPLTRRRLLTAIALGSVAGRLQAAPVTRILVGFSPGGGVDVIARLLARQIEGGLGEVVVVENRVGAGGLLAAQAMLAAAPDGRTLLLTNDHTLSILPHTLKKPGFASPDDFAPVAQITDKSILGLAVKADSPLRTLQDLKTLSGPISIGVPAPGSIPEFAVELLGERMSLPIAAVPYRGGSPLVMDVQGGHLALGMTSLAELLEPMRAGRIRLLVVSGSGRHPDIPEVPTFSEEGINGMEQGGVVGLFAPRGLPQARADLLQGLVARALESEEMHRQMQVLGTQVNFGDATTLAHNMKAIHQAWALRAQRLAAR encoded by the coding sequence ATGAACCTACCGCTTACCCGCCGCAGACTATTGACGGCGATCGCATTAGGCAGCGTAGCCGGACGGCTTCAGGCCGCCCCGGTGACCCGCATTCTGGTCGGTTTCTCGCCTGGCGGCGGCGTGGATGTCATTGCACGCTTACTTGCACGCCAGATCGAAGGGGGATTGGGCGAGGTTGTGGTCGTGGAAAACCGCGTTGGAGCTGGCGGACTGCTGGCCGCGCAGGCGATGCTGGCCGCCGCCCCTGACGGCCGCACGCTGCTTCTCACCAACGACCATACCCTGTCCATCCTGCCTCATACGCTGAAAAAACCCGGCTTCGCCTCCCCGGACGACTTTGCGCCGGTAGCGCAGATTACCGACAAGAGCATCCTGGGCCTGGCAGTGAAGGCCGACTCGCCTTTGCGGACCCTGCAAGACCTCAAGACGCTGTCCGGCCCGATCTCTATCGGCGTTCCCGCCCCAGGCAGCATTCCGGAATTCGCCGTCGAACTGCTTGGCGAACGCATGAGCCTGCCGATTGCTGCGGTTCCTTATCGCGGCGGCTCGCCGCTCGTGATGGATGTTCAGGGCGGACATCTGGCCTTGGGGATGACCTCACTAGCGGAGCTGTTGGAGCCCATGCGCGCCGGACGGATTCGCTTGCTTGTCGTGTCGGGATCAGGCAGACACCCAGATATCCCTGAGGTGCCCACCTTCAGCGAAGAGGGCATCAACGGTATGGAGCAAGGTGGCGTCGTCGGTCTCTTCGCCCCGCGCGGTCTGCCACAAGCGCGCGCCGACCTGTTACAGGGCCTGGTAGCCCGGGCGCTCGAATCGGAGGAGATGCATCGGCAAATGCAAGTGCTCGGCACACAAGTCAATTTCGGCGATGCCACTACCCTCGCCCACAACATGAAAGCCATCCATCAAGCCTGGGCCCTGCGCGCGCAGCGACTCGCTGCACGCTAA
- a CDS encoding M14 family metallopeptidase, whose protein sequence is MLQPRQYFCHNYVEARNAFQEAARQQKADLSTHLLPGRLGAQGEALAMDLAYLGPPDADQLLILSSGTHGVEGFCGSACQLALLNDDGLLELIRRKQLGCLLIHAINPHGFSHLRRVNEDNIDLNRNFRPNDEPIENPAYDQLHEILLPKQWPPSADNDAALLDYQQKHGYAGFREAVTTGQTAHPDGLFYGGQTPSWSNLTLRTALHRYGRTRQRIAWIDVHTGLGPYGHGEKIHGGRPEDHDNLALTRQIWGSDVIAAWENDSASRQVKGHALGALFEACPDTANFAIALEFGTRSPTSLFQLRAEQWFEQRPHLARSSGQIQAKRELRDAFYVDEDIWMAMILAQSRSTILQACRGL, encoded by the coding sequence ATGCTCCAGCCACGCCAGTATTTCTGCCACAACTACGTCGAAGCCCGCAACGCTTTCCAAGAGGCCGCCCGGCAACAAAAGGCGGATCTCTCGACCCATCTGCTGCCCGGGCGGCTCGGTGCGCAAGGCGAAGCGCTAGCGATGGACCTGGCCTATCTAGGCCCACCCGATGCAGATCAACTATTGATCCTGTCGTCAGGCACACATGGCGTAGAGGGATTTTGCGGCTCGGCCTGCCAGCTTGCCTTGTTGAACGACGACGGCCTCTTGGAGCTGATCCGTCGCAAACAGTTGGGCTGTCTTCTGATTCACGCCATCAATCCGCATGGCTTCTCGCATCTGCGCCGGGTCAATGAAGACAATATCGATCTGAACCGCAACTTTCGTCCGAACGACGAGCCAATCGAAAACCCTGCCTACGATCAGCTGCACGAGATACTGCTTCCAAAACAATGGCCACCGTCTGCCGACAACGACGCCGCCCTTCTGGACTATCAGCAAAAACATGGCTACGCGGGTTTTCGTGAAGCCGTCACCACGGGACAGACCGCGCATCCCGATGGCCTCTTCTATGGCGGCCAGACCCCGAGCTGGAGCAACCTAACCTTACGTACTGCCCTACACAGGTATGGCCGTACCCGCCAACGCATCGCCTGGATTGATGTGCATACCGGTTTGGGTCCTTATGGCCATGGCGAAAAAATCCATGGCGGGCGGCCTGAAGATCACGACAACCTGGCGCTCACACGCCAGATATGGGGCAGCGACGTCATCGCTGCCTGGGAAAACGACTCGGCCTCGCGCCAAGTCAAAGGCCACGCGCTAGGCGCCCTGTTCGAAGCCTGCCCCGACACGGCCAACTTTGCCATTGCCCTGGAATTCGGCACCCGGTCGCCGACTTCCCTATTTCAGCTGCGTGCGGAGCAATGGTTCGAACAACGCCCGCATCTTGCGAGAAGCAGCGGGCAAATCCAGGCCAAACGCGAACTGCGCGATGCCTTCTATGTGGACGAGGACATCTGGATGGCCATGATACTGGCGCAAAGCCGCAGCACCATCTTGCAAGCTTGCCGAGGACTTTGA
- a CDS encoding ABC transporter substrate-binding protein, with protein sequence MKKGLQAAFLAAGLLTALTVQAETLKLGVVGGMTGPGAPWGLAIDGGVKVAVEEANQAGGLDVAGKKYKVEVITYDDHYKAADAVTAVNRLIDQDDVKFIIGPIGSASVMAMKPITERNKVLLLSNSYSTEILDANTRYLFRVLPTTYEYNGQLIGWLKKKHPELKRVAILSPNDATGWSTQKTQKKAYEDAGYTVADAKFFERSQNDFRTLLTSILAKNVDFIELDTVPPGPAGIVIRQAREMGFKGRFTKFGGNNVAETVKSAGADNAEGTLVYLSADPTSAPYARLSAAYGKYHSNSMDDFAFYFYDATRLLFKAIQEAGTITNTAAVVEKIEASPSFEGIQGSIVWGGKDVYGVNHQIATPAYLGVIKGGKAEVVEKFDAR encoded by the coding sequence ATGAAAAAGGGATTACAAGCCGCATTTTTGGCTGCCGGGCTGTTGACGGCGCTAACGGTGCAGGCGGAGACATTGAAGCTGGGCGTGGTCGGCGGCATGACGGGGCCGGGGGCGCCGTGGGGGCTGGCCATTGATGGCGGCGTCAAGGTCGCCGTCGAGGAGGCTAACCAGGCTGGCGGCTTGGACGTGGCGGGCAAGAAATACAAGGTAGAGGTCATCACCTACGACGACCACTACAAGGCAGCCGACGCGGTAACCGCCGTCAATCGGCTGATCGATCAGGACGACGTGAAATTCATCATCGGCCCGATCGGCTCGGCTTCGGTCATGGCGATGAAACCCATCACCGAACGCAACAAGGTCTTGCTGCTGTCCAACAGCTACTCGACCGAGATTCTCGATGCCAATACGCGCTATCTGTTCCGCGTGCTGCCCACCACCTATGAATACAACGGCCAACTGATCGGTTGGCTGAAAAAAAAACACCCCGAACTCAAGCGCGTGGCCATTCTTTCGCCCAATGACGCGACCGGCTGGAGCACACAGAAAACGCAGAAGAAAGCCTACGAAGACGCCGGCTACACCGTCGCCGACGCCAAGTTCTTCGAGCGCTCGCAGAATGATTTCCGCACACTCTTGACCAGCATCCTGGCCAAGAACGTGGACTTCATCGAGCTGGACACCGTGCCGCCCGGGCCTGCCGGCATCGTCATCCGCCAGGCGCGTGAAATGGGCTTTAAAGGCCGCTTCACGAAGTTCGGCGGCAACAACGTGGCGGAAACCGTGAAGTCGGCGGGCGCTGACAACGCCGAAGGCACGCTGGTCTACCTGTCTGCCGACCCGACCAGTGCGCCCTATGCGCGCCTGAGCGCGGCCTATGGCAAGTATCACAGCAACAGCATGGATGACTTTGCCTTTTACTTCTACGACGCGACACGCCTGCTGTTCAAGGCCATCCAGGAAGCCGGCACGATCACCAACACGGCGGCCGTGGTCGAGAAGATCGAAGCCAGCCCGAGCTTTGAAGGCATCCAAGGCAGCATTGTCTGGGGCGGCAAAGACGTCTATGGCGTCAACCACCAGATCGCCACCCCGGCCTACCTGGGTGTGATCAAGGGTGGCAAGGCCGAAGTCGTCGAAAAATTCGACGCCCGCTGA
- a CDS encoding branched-chain amino acid ABC transporter permease: MQITLQIVIIALMSAFVYALVALGFTLVFGILRVVNFAHGEFYMLGAYAMFIFYGTLSWPYLPALATAALAVGVLGLLVERGLFRRFTGDEMGGMIMSLALAITLQAAISLVFSVDEQSVRRPVEGAWQIGPAFFAKDQLLIVGVSVIALAAFYFLIERTRLGITIRAVAQDREVARLQGVSSRKIMAFTFALSCGLAGLSGALMAPVYTIHPYMGETVVVKAFIIVVLGGLGSLPGAVVASLILSFTEAIAATFYNATVATMVSFLIVMAVLVVKPSGLMGKSS, encoded by the coding sequence ATGCAGATTACCTTGCAGATCGTCATCATCGCCTTGATGTCGGCCTTCGTCTACGCGCTCGTGGCACTGGGCTTCACGCTGGTGTTCGGCATTCTTCGCGTCGTGAACTTCGCGCACGGCGAGTTTTACATGCTGGGCGCCTATGCGATGTTCATTTTCTACGGCACCCTGTCCTGGCCCTATCTGCCGGCGCTGGCCACGGCAGCCCTGGCCGTGGGGGTGCTCGGGCTGCTGGTCGAACGTGGGCTGTTTCGTCGTTTCACCGGCGATGAAATGGGCGGCATGATCATGTCGCTGGCCCTGGCCATCACCTTGCAGGCCGCGATATCCCTGGTGTTTTCCGTAGACGAGCAATCCGTGCGCCGCCCGGTCGAGGGCGCCTGGCAGATCGGCCCCGCTTTTTTTGCCAAAGACCAGTTGCTCATTGTCGGCGTCAGTGTGATCGCCCTGGCGGCGTTCTACTTTCTCATCGAGCGCACGCGCCTGGGCATCACCATCCGCGCGGTGGCCCAGGACCGCGAAGTCGCCCGCTTGCAGGGAGTCAGCTCACGCAAGATCATGGCCTTTACCTTTGCCCTGAGCTGCGGCCTGGCTGGCCTGTCCGGCGCACTCATGGCGCCCGTCTACACCATCCACCCCTATATGGGCGAAACCGTCGTGGTCAAAGCCTTCATCATCGTGGTGCTGGGCGGCCTGGGCAGTCTGCCCGGCGCCGTCGTCGCCTCGCTCATCCTGAGCTTTACCGAGGCCATCGCCGCAACTTTCTACAACGCGACGGTCGCGACCATGGTGTCCTTTCTGATCGTCATGGCCGTGCTGGTGGTCAAACCCAGCGGCCTGATGGGTAAATCCTCATGA
- a CDS encoding branched-chain amino acid ABC transporter permease, whose amino-acid sequence MTASPHLALYRKDGVWQWLLHGLAIVALLCWPIWTGQPRFYLHLAVMVSIYAALAMSMNLLLRIGQLSLAHGALFGLGAYASAILSRDHGFSFPAAFIMAGVLTALVAALAGPVFMRIKGVHFALLTFALGEAIVLCFIEFHGLFGGNNGFGDIPPMSAGLPIPPGRYGAYLVAVSFALVVYFGLRLLYRREWGMVAASLQQNEALVTSGGLNVLSFRVSVFVLSAAIAGCAGSIYAHYQGYISPDAFGFWTAVNAVIMNVLGGVGALAGAVIGAVLLVPLPELLRGLQQYQRLIYGLTLILLLLFMPQGLTALARSLTQGLRGEKP is encoded by the coding sequence ATGACTGCCTCTCCACATCTCGCGCTCTACCGCAAAGACGGCGTCTGGCAATGGCTGCTGCATGGCCTGGCCATTGTGGCGCTGCTTTGCTGGCCTATCTGGACCGGCCAGCCACGCTTCTACCTCCATCTAGCCGTCATGGTCTCGATCTACGCGGCCCTTGCCATGAGTATGAATCTGCTTTTGCGCATCGGGCAGTTATCACTGGCGCATGGCGCGTTGTTCGGGTTAGGAGCTTATGCTTCCGCCATCCTGAGCCGCGATCACGGCTTCTCCTTCCCTGCCGCCTTCATCATGGCGGGTGTGCTGACCGCCCTGGTCGCTGCGCTGGCCGGGCCGGTCTTCATGCGCATCAAAGGCGTGCACTTCGCCCTGCTGACTTTCGCGCTGGGCGAGGCGATCGTTCTGTGCTTCATCGAGTTTCACGGCTTGTTTGGCGGCAACAATGGTTTTGGCGATATTCCTCCCATGTCGGCCGGTCTGCCCATCCCGCCGGGACGTTACGGCGCCTACCTGGTGGCGGTGAGTTTCGCGCTCGTGGTGTATTTCGGCCTGCGCCTGCTGTATCGCCGCGAATGGGGCATGGTCGCCGCATCGCTGCAACAAAACGAGGCCTTGGTGACCTCTGGCGGCCTGAATGTGCTGAGTTTTCGCGTCAGCGTCTTTGTGCTGAGCGCCGCCATCGCCGGCTGCGCGGGCAGCATCTACGCTCACTACCAAGGCTATATCTCACCCGACGCCTTTGGCTTCTGGACTGCGGTCAATGCCGTCATCATGAATGTGCTCGGTGGTGTGGGCGCACTGGCCGGCGCCGTGATTGGCGCCGTCCTGTTGGTGCCGCTGCCCGAACTGCTACGCGGCCTGCAACAGTATCAGCGTCTGATCTACGGCCTGACGCTCATCCTGCTGCTGCTCTTCATGCCCCAGGGTCTGACCGCACTGGCACGCTCGCTGACGCAAGGCCTGCGCGGAGAAAAACCATGA
- a CDS encoding ABC transporter ATP-binding protein translates to MTAQLEVQGLSRFYGGIRAVDTVSFKTVPGQITGVIGPNGAGKTTLFNLIAGSARPSAGKVRMNDEVLTGASAAAIARRGLVRTFQSTHVFAGHSVYENLYRAALFRQFPTPQSLFNPWGLRRGREQAARQADEALALIGLASLADADAGSLAYGLQKILGVGMALTAMPVMLLMDEPAAGLNPVETVAMADLIERIHAAGIDVVVVEHDMGLVMRLCQRLVVLVNGKLLAEGRREEVQQDPKVIEAYLGADLDDA, encoded by the coding sequence ATGACGGCCCAACTCGAGGTACAAGGACTGAGCCGGTTCTATGGCGGCATCCGCGCCGTGGATACCGTGTCCTTCAAGACGGTGCCGGGACAGATCACCGGGGTCATCGGCCCCAACGGCGCGGGGAAGACGACGCTGTTCAACCTGATCGCCGGGTCGGCCCGTCCTTCGGCAGGCAAGGTGCGCATGAACGACGAAGTGCTGACCGGCGCGTCGGCGGCCGCCATCGCCCGGCGCGGGCTAGTGCGCACCTTCCAGTCCACGCACGTTTTCGCCGGGCATAGCGTCTACGAGAACCTGTATCGCGCAGCACTTTTCCGGCAATTCCCCACGCCGCAGTCGCTATTCAATCCCTGGGGGCTGAGGCGCGGTCGCGAGCAGGCCGCCCGCCAGGCCGACGAAGCCCTGGCCCTGATCGGGCTGGCCTCCCTGGCCGACGCCGACGCCGGCTCGCTGGCTTACGGTTTGCAGAAAATCCTGGGCGTCGGCATGGCCTTGACTGCCATGCCCGTCATGTTGCTGATGGACGAGCCGGCCGCAGGCCTGAATCCGGTCGAGACGGTCGCCATGGCCGATCTGATCGAACGCATCCACGCCGCCGGTATCGACGTCGTCGTGGTCGAACACGATATGGGGCTGGTCATGCGGCTTTGTCAGCGCCTGGTCGTGCTGGTCAACGGCAAACTGTTGGCCGAAGGCAGGCGAGAAGAAGTGCAGCAAGACCCCAAGGTGATCGAAGCCTATCTGGGAGCAGACCTTGACGATGCTTGA
- a CDS encoding ABC transporter ATP-binding protein, with amino-acid sequence MLEIDRLSVSYGAVQALNDVSFGVEAGTVCAVIGANGAGKSTLMKAIIGLVPPRAGEIRLQGKAIQSLDTERRVAMGIALSPEGRRLFPELSVRENLVMGAYLRHGRAGIEADIAHVYAYFPRLKERERSLGRYLSGGEQQMCAIGRALMSRPRLLLLDEPSLGLAPAVTLEVARAIRQISQDGTTIILVEQNARLALKLSHHAVVLETGRLALAGDSASVSNNPQVAAAYLGHAAETHSHA; translated from the coding sequence ATGCTTGAAATCGACCGACTGTCGGTAAGCTATGGGGCAGTACAGGCCCTGAATGATGTGTCCTTTGGCGTGGAGGCTGGCACGGTATGCGCCGTCATCGGCGCCAACGGCGCAGGCAAATCCACGCTGATGAAGGCCATCATCGGGCTGGTTCCGCCAAGAGCCGGAGAAATCCGCCTGCAAGGCAAGGCCATCCAGTCTCTGGACACAGAACGGCGCGTAGCCATGGGCATCGCCTTATCGCCCGAAGGGCGGCGGCTGTTTCCCGAATTGAGCGTTCGCGAAAACCTCGTCATGGGCGCTTACCTGCGCCACGGCCGCGCCGGCATCGAGGCCGATATCGCCCATGTCTATGCGTATTTCCCGCGGCTGAAAGAACGCGAGCGCAGCCTGGGCCGCTATCTGTCAGGCGGCGAACAGCAGATGTGCGCGATCGGGCGGGCCCTGATGTCGCGCCCGCGCCTGCTGCTGCTGGACGAACCCTCTCTGGGCCTGGCGCCTGCCGTGACGCTAGAAGTCGCCCGCGCCATCCGCCAGATCAGCCAAGATGGCACCACCATCATTCTCGTAGAACAGAACGCGCGGCTCGCGCTCAAGCTGTCTCATCACGCCGTCGTGCTGGAAACGGGGCGTCTGGCCCTGGCCGGCGACAGCGCATCCGTATCAAACAACCCCCAGGTGGCCGCCGCCTACCTGGGCCATGCCGCCGAGACACATAGCCATGCCTAA
- a CDS encoding class I adenylate-forming enzyme family protein — translation MPNIYQVAMFNAERHPGKTAISDSQRALTFAQLCARARALAHYLTGLGVAPGDRVAIMAGNSIDYLALLHATAIGGFAIVPVNTRYGLAELDHLLRDAEPKVFIYDAAHQALVDTLSQDDALPSPPAWLDALPADLADPHCNDPVTRRFGKVGDDDVALIMYTSGTTSTPKGAMLTHGNLSANAVNYIMELGIDAEARSLLATPLFHIGGFGVVNGPILYAGGSLHILPRFDIDVVIQALAEQQPTHIFLLSTMWVGLTDHPDFGALILPSAKFVQTAAAPLGEWRQALIRKVFPNAEFSWGFGMTESCVTTIKNRYTREILEHPGSIGYLWRHVQYRLVDSDGQVLPDQRGPGELQVSGPTIFKGYWKQPALTAQVLDPQGWLHTGDLIRIDDDGFSHFLGRSKDMIKTGGENVAALEVENCLTSHTDVREAAAFGVPHEYWGEELVAAVVPAAGRMPGIDALREHCRAHLSGFKVPKRIFIVDALPQSSSGKVQKFRLKEQFIS, via the coding sequence ATGCCTAATATCTATCAAGTCGCGATGTTCAATGCCGAGCGGCACCCTGGCAAGACCGCCATCTCCGACAGCCAGCGAGCGCTGACCTTCGCGCAACTGTGCGCGCGCGCTCGCGCGCTGGCGCACTATCTCACCGGGCTAGGTGTCGCGCCTGGCGACCGCGTGGCGATCATGGCAGGCAACTCCATCGATTACCTGGCCCTGCTGCACGCAACGGCCATCGGCGGCTTCGCCATCGTCCCGGTCAACACGCGCTACGGCTTGGCCGAGCTGGATCATCTGCTGCGCGATGCCGAACCCAAGGTCTTCATCTACGACGCCGCGCATCAGGCGCTAGTCGATACCCTCAGCCAGGACGACGCCCTGCCCTCGCCTCCGGCATGGCTCGACGCGCTGCCCGCCGACCTTGCCGACCCGCACTGCAACGATCCCGTCACACGCCGTTTCGGCAAGGTCGGCGATGATGACGTAGCCCTCATCATGTACACCTCGGGGACCACCTCGACGCCCAAAGGCGCCATGCTGACGCACGGCAATCTGTCGGCCAATGCTGTCAACTACATCATGGAGCTGGGCATCGACGCCGAGGCGCGCTCGCTGCTGGCCACGCCGCTGTTTCATATCGGCGGATTCGGGGTGGTTAACGGCCCCATCCTGTATGCGGGCGGCAGCCTGCACATCCTGCCGCGCTTTGATATCGACGTGGTGATCCAAGCTCTGGCCGAGCAGCAGCCCACGCATATCTTTCTGCTGTCCACCATGTGGGTCGGCCTGACCGACCACCCCGATTTCGGCGCGCTCATACTGCCTTCGGCCAAGTTTGTGCAGACGGCTGCAGCCCCCTTGGGTGAATGGCGGCAGGCGCTTATCCGCAAGGTCTTTCCCAATGCCGAATTCAGTTGGGGCTTTGGCATGACCGAAAGCTGTGTCACGACCATCAAGAACCGCTACACCCGCGAAATCCTCGAACATCCAGGATCGATCGGCTATTTGTGGCGGCATGTGCAATACCGGCTGGTCGACAGCGACGGCCAGGTGCTGCCAGACCAGCGCGGCCCCGGCGAGCTGCAAGTGAGCGGCCCCACCATTTTCAAGGGCTATTGGAAGCAGCCGGCGCTGACCGCGCAGGTGCTGGACCCGCAGGGCTGGCTGCATACCGGCGACCTGATCCGCATCGATGACGACGGTTTCTCCCATTTTCTGGGCCGCAGCAAAGACATGATCAAGACAGGCGGCGAAAACGTGGCCGCGCTGGAAGTCGAAAACTGCCTGACCAGCCACACCGATGTGCGCGAGGCCGCAGCCTTTGGCGTGCCGCATGAATACTGGGGCGAGGAGCTGGTCGCGGCCGTCGTGCCGGCCGCGGGCCGCATGCCCGGGATCGATGCGCTGCGCGAGCACTGCCGCGCCCATCTGTCCGGATTCAAAGTGCCCAAGCGCATTTTCATCGTTGATGCTCTGCCGCAATCCTCTTCCGGCAAAGTGCAGAAATTCCGCCTCAAAGAGCAGTTCATTTCATGA
- a CDS encoding alpha/beta fold hydrolase produces the protein MPYVVTAEGLRAYYEHAGKGPALVMVHGASQDSLSWKYVIDLFAQHYSVYVLDLPGHGKSSLPAGGPYDATPDNARYVLQFLAAMQIRDAVLMGHSMGGGVVAQAAALSPDQVRGLVLVDGASVNVVKSSGYNPDILNMARINPGDWFEVSFRTLMGSAVSDERVEDIIADARRCNPAVAFADICAFGGFRMEHILQDIRCPVVIVEGLEDWSVPPESAREVARRLSEAQIAVEYIEWQNVGHFPQSECPEPFYQDTRAAMMRLSL, from the coding sequence ATGCCTTATGTTGTCACCGCCGAGGGCCTGCGCGCCTACTACGAACACGCGGGCAAGGGGCCGGCGCTGGTCATGGTGCATGGCGCTAGCCAGGACAGCCTGTCCTGGAAATACGTCATCGACCTTTTCGCGCAGCACTACAGCGTTTATGTGCTGGATTTGCCCGGCCACGGCAAAAGCAGTCTGCCCGCAGGCGGCCCTTACGACGCAACGCCGGACAACGCCCGCTATGTGCTGCAATTTCTCGCGGCCATGCAGATCCGCGACGCCGTGCTGATGGGGCACTCGATGGGCGGCGGCGTCGTGGCTCAGGCGGCCGCGCTATCGCCCGACCAAGTGCGCGGACTGGTGCTGGTGGACGGCGCTTCCGTCAACGTCGTGAAATCCTCGGGCTACAACCCCGACATTCTCAACATGGCCCGCATCAATCCCGGCGATTGGTTCGAGGTGAGTTTCCGCACCCTGATGGGCAGCGCCGTCAGCGACGAGCGTGTGGAAGACATCATCGCCGATGCCCGCCGCTGCAACCCCGCCGTCGCCTTCGCCGATATCTGCGCCTTTGGCGGCTTTCGCATGGAGCACATCCTGCAAGACATACGCTGCCCCGTCGTCATCGTCGAAGGCCTTGAAGACTGGTCCGTGCCGCCGGAATCCGCCCGCGAGGTTGCGCGGCGACTGAGCGAAGCTCAGATAGCAGTGGAATATATAGAATGGCAAAACGTCGGGCACTTCCCTCAAAGCGAATGCCCGGAGCCCTTCTACCAGGACACGCGAGCCGCAATGATGCGTCTCTCGCTCTAG
- a CDS encoding GntR family transcriptional regulator produces MTQNNQPPAAKPTLYQSISDHLLEMIREGQFPVGAKLPTEMELCEQFGVGRHTAREAVRKLTDLGVVERRRRAGTTVVRQHPEPQFGLELETTNQLQRYLEFTDLHVHKRVMDLSKLPRETALDGDPADWFKVETYRCVPGTKRAISWTDIYLRKEYEAVADFISSKPGGVYPLLEEHCGEVVEAIEMEISASRFPPRVARFLEYEAADPALLIIRSFRNPSGKLLEVAVSFYPPYEFRYVTRLSRRDGQHKTRS; encoded by the coding sequence ATGACCCAGAACAACCAACCTCCCGCAGCAAAACCCACGCTCTACCAGAGCATCAGCGATCATCTTCTCGAGATGATCCGGGAAGGGCAATTTCCGGTGGGCGCAAAACTGCCCACGGAAATGGAGCTGTGCGAGCAGTTCGGTGTCGGCCGCCACACCGCGCGCGAGGCCGTACGCAAACTCACCGATCTGGGCGTGGTCGAGCGCCGCCGCAGAGCCGGCACCACCGTCGTGCGCCAGCATCCCGAGCCACAGTTCGGTCTGGAACTCGAAACCACCAATCAGTTGCAGCGCTATCTGGAATTCACCGACCTGCACGTGCACAAGCGCGTCATGGACTTGTCCAAACTGCCCAGGGAAACAGCGCTCGACGGTGATCCGGCTGACTGGTTCAAGGTGGAAACCTATCGTTGCGTGCCGGGGACCAAACGCGCCATTTCCTGGACAGACATTTATTTGCGCAAAGAATATGAAGCGGTGGCCGACTTCATTTCCAGCAAGCCTGGCGGTGTCTATCCCCTGCTCGAAGAGCATTGCGGCGAAGTCGTCGAAGCCATCGAGATGGAAATCTCCGCGTCGCGCTTTCCGCCGCGCGTGGCGCGCTTCCTCGAATACGAGGCCGCTGATCCCGCCCTGCTCATCATCCGCTCCTTCCGCAACCCGTCCGGCAAACTGCTCGAGGTTGCGGTCAGCTTCTATCCCCCCTACGAGTTCCGCTACGTCACCCGCCTGTCGCGCCGCGACGGGCAGCACAAGACGCGGAGCTGA
- a CDS encoding enoyl-CoA hydratase/isomerase family protein produces the protein MKGKYGNSVTVDIQDAQAVVRFDRGVNRNAIDQDTLLALTHVAQDLAESLAIHTVLLTGAADVFSAGIDLKDPQKWQEDDTQILVRRDTAQRGARLCRLWEELPQLTIAAIEGAAVGGAVALTLACDWRVAAENATIYLPEAKVGLNMGWGAIPRMVNLIGAPRTKRAILLAERLGMAQALDWGLIDDIAPPGQALAQAQSLARRAAQTPPAILRMTKESVNLHANALNRLGIYMDADQALVCRDSDEGRRAREAFLVK, from the coding sequence ATGAAGGGCAAATACGGCAACAGCGTCACCGTCGACATCCAGGACGCTCAGGCAGTCGTTCGATTCGACCGCGGCGTCAATCGCAATGCCATCGATCAGGACACCCTGCTTGCGCTCACCCATGTCGCGCAAGACCTGGCAGAGTCCCTGGCTATCCACACCGTGTTGCTTACCGGCGCGGCCGACGTTTTTTCGGCCGGCATCGACCTCAAAGATCCTCAAAAATGGCAAGAGGATGACACCCAGATCCTGGTTCGGCGCGATACGGCGCAGCGCGGAGCCCGGCTGTGCCGCCTCTGGGAAGAACTGCCCCAACTCACCATCGCCGCCATCGAAGGCGCGGCAGTCGGCGGCGCGGTCGCGCTGACGCTGGCCTGCGATTGGCGCGTGGCGGCCGAAAACGCCACTATCTACCTGCCCGAAGCCAAAGTCGGCCTCAACATGGGCTGGGGAGCCATTCCTCGCATGGTCAACCTCATTGGCGCACCGCGCACCAAACGCGCCATTCTCCTGGCCGAACGGCTCGGCATGGCGCAGGCCCTGGACTGGGGCCTCATCGATGACATCGCCCCCCCCGGACAGGCGCTCGCCCAAGCCCAGTCCCTCGCCAGGCGTGCCGCACAAACCCCGCCGGCCATTCTTCGCATGACCAAAGAGTCGGTCAACCTCCATGCCAACGCACTCAATCGCTTAGGCATTTACATGGATGCCGACCAGGCCCTGGTCTGCCGCGACAGCGACGAGGGCAGGCGTGCGCGTGAAGCCTTTCTGGTGAAGTAA